The window acctgttttattttgttttctcgttctccctccccgcccccactcccAGCCTTCTGTCCTCCACCACTGTCCCTTTTTTCTCCACTCCCAaccccatttcctttttttctggagtGTGTGGTGAAACAGAAAAATCATGTTTAATAAAAggatattgttctttttttttttttgtaagaaaagtTTTACTCACGTGTTAATATTTCGGCAAAGTTATTGCAACGGGTTTAAAAGGCAGACAGACGTTCTAATACAGGCCGTGAAGTGTCACAAGAGTTTTGTACAATTAAAGTATTACagacttggggtgggggggtgttACCGAGGAACTAACGGACCCAGAGGAGAAATGGAGATCTGAAAGGTTAGATCCAGTATTAGCACCTACAGCATCTGAGAGGgaaccttccactgccttccttctctcccctgtCCTTGTCCTGCTTACCTGTCGTCCAAGAGGCCAGGCTCCCTAGCCCCCAAGGAGGGCAGAGCAAGCCGCGGGGCTGAGCGTGTGGCCTCAGGAGGGCTCCGGCTGGGGCCcccctggctgccccaccccaTCCTGAAGGCGCTGCACACTGAATACTGTGACAGACATCCCTGGCTCCTTTGTCCACGAGGGGTTGGTACAAATCAACAATGGTCAGTCTCAGTCTTACCAAACTTTTGTCTTCTCATAAGTTATATTTATAACAAACTATCATTAAAGATTCATTACACCTTCGGGGgacacagcagggacacaaaaCAATGTTGATGAAGTGGTTCTACATGAATGAAAATAAGATGACaacatttcatgaatttttattaGATTTTGTGTTTAAGAAGGGGAATTTTTAATAGAACTCACTTAGGAAGTACTTGAGAAATTGAAATATAAGCTGAGATTTAGATGATGTTTAGGAAGATATTTGTGGTAATACCAGGAATGGTGTTTTTATTGCAAGGACACTAATGCTGAAACACTGCAAAATGAAATGACACATCTATGTTGTCTTACTTAAAACTGCTtatgaaaaatacacacataGCTGAAAATGTTAAGATTGACTGCATGTAGAATTGGATGGGTTTGTGCACCTCTACATACAGGCTGTGTGTAGAGGGCATTACTCCGAGTTTTGGAACACtcccaactgttttcccaggtgccaaTTACACCCTAGGGTGAAGGCGCCATGCTCATTTCTAGGGTCTTTCTTCTGCTCTATCCAATGATCTGTTACAACAATCTTCAACTAACTTTCAGCTTCATATTCATGGCTACTTCAGCTGCTTATCTGTTCCCAGCGCAGAGGGACGCACACAGTATTGATTCTGTATAGTTGTCCGTGATACATTCCGTAGGTGGCTCTTTGGGTTGCATTGAGATTGCCAGTCTGTTTCATTGGCTGGGGCCCTAAAATAACATACTACTATTGGCCATCACCTTAGCCACCCCGATTTTGATACAACTACGCACACACTATAGACCCAACCCCTGTAAGGTTTGAGATATCTCTCTGCCTGTGTGTTCCATGGCAGAAAATAACGCTTTGAACTGTCACACCTGTTACCACATGAAAACAAAAGCTCCGgagtagtttctttttttctctattttgagGTTAGGATGCTGCTTTCAATGAACAACAGAACGTGACTCTTAGGAGACGGATGGCTGATAGGCTAGGGCAGAATCTAAGGGCAGCGACGGCTGCTGTGATAGGGTCACGGGAACAGTCTCTTGACATCACGTTCAACAAGTGTCCAATCCTGCGGGTGAGGGCTCCAACGCTGCTCACAGAGACTCCGGGAGCCAGGAGGGTGACAGTCTCCCGCTGGGCAGGCTGCCGGCGCCATGGGTAAAGCGAGGAACCCAGTGACCACTCAGCGGCGGCGACGCCGGCGGCTGAGACGGACCCCAACCTCGTGGGCAGCCATCGCAGTCATGGGCGCTGGTGGCGCGCGGTGCCCACGAGTGCAGGTCGGGGACGGGAGCCTAACCGCGGGCACAGCGCGGGATGCGGTTCTCAGGTGGCGCGGGAGGTCGCGACGTAAGTTCTGGCGGCGGCGGAGGCGGAGGCGGCGGGGTCGACGGGCGCGGTCGCGGGAGGCGCTCCCCAAAGACCCCGCTGCAGCGCCTGGAGAGCTGGACCTGGGCACGCAGCGGGAGCGTTGGGAGGAGTTCCGCAAGCGGCGCGGGCTCAGCTGCGAGGGCGCCGCCAAGTTCCTGCTGGACACCTTCGAGTTCCCGGGCCTGGTGTGCCACAGCGGGGGCTGCCACTGCGGTGCCGTGCGCTTCACCGCCTGGGCGCCCGCCGACCTGCGCGTGCTGGAGTGCGGCTGCAGGTTGTGCACCAAGAAGCAGCACCGCCACTTCCTCGTGCCCGCCGCGCGCTTCACGCTGCTGCAGGGAGCCGATAGCATGGTCACCTACGCGTGCAGCGCGCCACCGGCGCTGCACAGCTTCTGCAGCAGGTGTGGCGTGCAGAGCTTCCACGCCGTGGCCTCCGACCCGCGCGTCTACGGCGTGGCCCCGCACTGCCTGGATGCGGGCACCGTGCGCAGCGTGGTCGTCGAGCCTGCAGAAGCTGGCGCCTGGCGGGAGGCAGCTTCCAGCGAGCCGCTGAGTCCAGGGGGCACGTCTCCGCGGGTAACGCCTGCTTGGGCTGCTCCCGACGCGGGGCAGTGACTGAGGCCCAAGCTCTGTGTTCCTGCTTGGGCACCCCTTAAGGGAGCAACGCTCTGGCTCTCCGTGGGCTTTGTGGAAGCAGACACATCACAGCCTAAACCGAATGCTTGCTGGGGAAGAGGCCCCTCTCTGAATGGCCCCTGTGGAGAAGGCGCCAGAGCGCTACAGCCCTGTCCCCAAGCAGGACCACCAAGCCTGGCCCGCAGTGCCTGCAGACCTTCCTGTCACCACGCGGGAGCTCATGGGTGTTGCTGTACCAGGAATGGACGGTGAGCAGGTGCTGTGCCCCCAGATCAACGGAATCTTCTGTGCTCTGATTCTCATTTGGCTCATACCATTCCCACAAAGCACTGACAagccgccccctgccctggactTTTCTGGACTTGTGGGACTGGGACACTGGGCACGCTTGCGATCTGGCGCAGGACTGCTTGGTCTAGATTGCAGCAGTGATGGGGTCGTGTattctcccatatgggaggcgCTCTCGCTTCAGCCCTGTTGTTCTGGAGTGTATCCAGAATTGGCTCTCAGGGCATTCCTCGCAGCTCTGCTCTGCCAACAATGTTAGTGTTCCCCTGTGCTGTGCTCCTAGAAACTGCCTCTGGGAAGGGGTTTGGGGAGACTGCCTTGAGAAAGATGTCTGTGGCTTTTCCAATACCTGTCTGTACATGCTGGACGTGATCAGTAATCAGTAAATACTCTATggtaaaaatttatttctgtgttGTATATTACAAAATCGAGATGAATGTCTACGCCATTTCTTGACCCCCATAGTTTTAGTAGAAGTGTAGGTGTGTCTTGCTGCCTAGTGACACGTATCAACGTTACCACCATTTAATGGCTGCACAGAATT is drawn from Ochotona princeps isolate mOchPri1 chromosome X, mOchPri1.hap1, whole genome shotgun sequence and contains these coding sequences:
- the LOC101525757 gene encoding centromere protein V-like protein 1, whose protein sequence is MGKARNPVTTQRRRRRRLRRTPTSWAAIAVMGAGGARCPRVQVGDGSLTAGTARDAVLRWRGRSRRKFWRRRRRRRRGRRARSREALPKDPAAAPGELDLGTQRERWEEFRKRRGLSCEGAAKFLLDTFEFPGLVCHSGGCHCGAVRFTAWAPADLRVLECGCRLCTKKQHRHFLVPAARFTLLQGADSMVTYACSAPPALHSFCSRCGVQSFHAVASDPRVYGVAPHCLDAGTVRSVVVEPAEAGAWREAASSEPLSPGGTSPRVTPAWAAPDAGQ